The Streptomyces sp. NBC_00691 genome has a segment encoding these proteins:
- a CDS encoding iron-siderophore ABC transporter substrate-binding protein, which produces MSAGARPALARFARSAPRVAVLAVAALALAACGGGTEKSGSPSPSATSAPTDGGAKPAAFPVTVEHKYGSTTIDEEPRTIVTLGLSDQDAVLALGVKPAGAIDWFKEKPYGKWPWTKDKWGSTQPEIVGERDEYNIEKIAALKPDLVIAQYSGMKKEQYDTLSKFTKVVAQPKDHPDYGAPWQLMTQQIGKSLGKDAEAAKLISDIDARFKATREKHPEWATRTLAVADSFEAGKYSAFTRTDPKSIFFQELGFKLKPEIDTLSKPGFNVADLSAEKLNVLDVDRLVWVTSSTEANDRIKAEPLYKKLKVNQEKRDLFVPYQNPDIGAAFSFNTVLSIPYAIDEIEPLLAAVK; this is translated from the coding sequence GTGTCCGCTGGTGCACGTCCCGCTCTGGCCCGGTTCGCCAGGTCCGCCCCCCGAGTGGCTGTCCTCGCGGTGGCGGCCCTCGCCCTCGCCGCCTGCGGCGGAGGGACCGAGAAGTCCGGCTCGCCGTCCCCCTCCGCCACGTCGGCCCCCACCGACGGGGGAGCCAAGCCCGCCGCGTTCCCCGTCACGGTCGAGCACAAGTACGGCTCCACGACCATCGACGAGGAGCCGAGGACGATCGTCACCCTGGGTCTCTCCGACCAGGACGCCGTCCTCGCGCTCGGTGTGAAGCCGGCCGGCGCGATCGACTGGTTCAAGGAGAAGCCGTACGGCAAGTGGCCCTGGACCAAGGACAAGTGGGGATCGACCCAACCGGAGATCGTCGGTGAGCGCGACGAGTACAACATCGAGAAGATCGCGGCGCTCAAGCCCGACCTCGTGATCGCCCAGTACTCGGGGATGAAGAAGGAGCAGTACGACACGCTCTCCAAGTTCACCAAGGTCGTCGCCCAGCCCAAGGACCACCCGGACTACGGCGCCCCCTGGCAGCTGATGACCCAGCAGATCGGCAAGTCGCTGGGCAAGGACGCCGAGGCCGCCAAGCTGATCTCGGACATCGACGCCCGCTTCAAGGCCACCCGCGAGAAGCACCCCGAGTGGGCCACCAGGACGCTCGCCGTCGCCGACAGCTTCGAGGCCGGCAAGTACTCGGCCTTCACGAGGACCGACCCGAAGTCGATCTTCTTCCAGGAGCTGGGCTTCAAGCTCAAGCCCGAGATCGACACGCTGTCCAAGCCGGGCTTCAACGTCGCCGACCTCAGCGCGGAGAAGCTCAACGTCCTCGACGTCGACCGGCTCGTCTGGGTCACCTCCAGCACCGAGGCCAACGACCGGATCAAGGCCGAGCCGCTCTACAAGAAGCTCAAGGTCAACCAGGAGAAGCGCGACCTGTTCGTGCCGTACCAGAACCCGGACATCGGCGCCGCGTTCTCCTTCAACACCGTCCTGTCGATCCCGTACGCCATCGACGAGATCGAGCCGCTCCTCGCGGCCGTCAAGTGA